TGACCGCTCGGTGCTCTTTATCAATCTGGCTAATGATCCAGCTATCGAGCGGATTGCGACACCGAGGATTGCCCTGACAGCAGCCGAGTATCTAGCTTATGAAAAGGACATGCACGTTTTGGTCATCATGACTGACATGACCAACTATTGTGAAGCCCTGCGGGAAGTTTCCGCAGCTCGTCGTGAGGTGCCGGGCCGTCGTGGGTATCCGGGTTACCTCTATACGAACCTGTCCACCCTCTATGAGCGGGCTGGACGTCTGGTCGGCAAGAAAGGCTCGGTGACGCAGATTCCGATCCTGTCCATGCCAGAGGATGATATCACCCATCCGATTCCGGATTTGACAGGATATATTACCGAAGGTCAGATTATCCTTTCACGTGACCTATACAACAGCGGCTATCGTCCGCCCATCAATGTCCTGCCATCTCTGTCTCGTCTCAAGGACAAGGGCTCAGGTGAGGGCAAGACTAGGGGAGACCATGCCGCAACTATGAACCAGCTATTTGCCGCCTATGCGCAAGGCAAGCAGGCCAAGGAGCTGGCAGTGGTTTTGGGGGAATCCGCCCTGTCCGAAACGGACAAGCTCTATGTGCGCTTTACTGACCGCTTCGAGCAGGAGTACATCAATCAAGGCTTCCAGACCAATCGAACCATCGAGGAAAGCTTAGATCTGGGCTGGGAACTCCTGTCCATCTTACCTAGAACGGAGCTCAAGCGGATCAGGGATGATATGATTGACCAATATCTGCCGCAGACCAAGGAGGAAGAAAGATGACGCGACTCAATGTCAAGCCGACTCGGATGGAGCTGAATAACTTAAAAGCCCGTCTCAAAACGGCTGTCCGTGGTCATAAACTGCTCAAGGACAAGCGGGATGAGCTGATGCGGCGCTTCATTGAGTCTGTCCGTGAGAACAATCAGCTCCGCCAAAAGGTCGAATCCGCTCTGGTCGGTCACCTACAGGATTTTGTCATGGCCAAGGCGCTGGAGAGCGATCTCATGGTCGAGGAGATTTTCGCTGTGCCCATGCGGGAAGTCAATCTGCATGTGGAAACAGAGAATATCATGAGTGTGCGTGTGCCCAAGGTGCACGCCCATATTGACAGTCCCTACGGAGATGACGAGGGAGATGTGGTCTACAGCTATGTCGCTTCTAACAGCCAGATGGATGAAACCATTGAAAGTATGAGCGATTTGCTTCCTGACCTGCTGAGATTGGCAGAGATTGAGAAAAGCTGCCAGCTCATGGCGGATGAAATCGAGAAAACCCGTCGACGGGTCAACGGACTAGAGTATGCTACCATCCCTGACCTCAAAGAAACCATTTACTACATCGAAATGAAACTGGAAGAAGCCGAACGCGCCAGCCTCGTCCGAATGATGAAGGTGAAATAAGATGCGGAGGCGTTAAAAAACGACTGAAAAATAGGAACTGGACGATGGATTCGATGAATCCGAGTTCAGTTCTTTTTTTCCAAGAGCTTGGGACAGTTTTAGTTTAGCTCAATATCAAGAATTCAAATAAGTCCAAAAGAAAAAATAGAACCCCTCTAAATGGGGTTCTTTTGCTTGTTGCAAATTTTTATATGTTACAAACAAATCTCCATATTACAGGGGGCAGACAGTTCTGTTAAATAGGTCGAAAAAGGGTTTTTTCTTAGAAAATTTATGGTAAGATGGATTTCGTATCATGAATGATTAGGAAGGTGCATTATACAAATGAAAATGAATAAGAAATTACTTTTGGCTTCAACTGTTGCTTTGTCAGCATTGCCTTTGTTGACAACGCGAGCTGAGGAGCAGCCACAAAACTGGACTGCCAGAACAGTTGAGCAAATTAAAGCAGATATTACTAGTAATGAAAACCAACAAACATACACTGTTCAATATGGAGATACTTTGGGAAATATAGCTCAAGCGATGAATATTGACCTTGTTGAATTGGCTAAAATCAATCAAATTGCCAATGCTGACTTGATTTTCCCAGGTACTGTTTTGACTGTTACAACAAATGGACAAAATGAAATTGCCTCTGTAGAAATCCAAAGCTACCAAGCAGGAAATAACGCAGGATATGTAACAGAAAGTTATACAGCTGACGAGATTTTTGGTACTGAGCAAGCAACCCCTGCGGCACCGGCTCAAGCAGCAGAAACTCCAGCACCGGCTGTTGAGGAAGCTGTTGCAGCTCCAGCAGACCAAGCACCAGCGCCTGCTGAAGAAGCTCCTGCCCCAGTAGCAGAAGTTGCAAGTGAAGCAGCCTCAGCTGCGGAAGAAAATGCAGCAGCTCCTGTAGAAGCAGCGCCACAGCCAGCAGTAGCTGCAAGTCCAGAAGCGCCAGTAGAGGCAGCTCCAGAAGTGACTGAATTAGGCCAAGACCAAGTCAGTCAAGCAACTGCTGCAGTTGAACCTACAACTTACAACGCTCCAGCTGTAACAGATGCAGCTAGTGTGGCAACCAACAACTCTGCTAATGCCGGCCTTCAGCCACAGACTGCTGCTCTGAAAGAAGAGATAGCAGCTAAATATGGAATTACAGAATTTAGTCTCTACCGCCCAGGTGATAGTGGTGACCATGGTAAAGGCTTAGCGGCTGACTTTATCGTTGGTGAGAATACTGAATTAGGAAACCAGGTCGCAGCCGATGTTACTTCTAATATGACTGAAAGAGGAATCTCTTACGTTATCTGGCAGCAACAGTTCTATGCACCATTTGAAAGCATTTATGGACCAGCTAATACTTGGAACCAAATGCCAGACCGTGGCAGCGTAACTGAAAATCATTACGACCACGTTCACGTATCTATGAATGAATAAGATGAAAACAAGCCCAGAAATGGGCTTTTTCTGATATTCTCTGTGAAAAAGCGAGAATTTTCTGATAAATTTTGATATAATAAAGCGAACTACAGATAAAGGATGAGAGAGAATGACCTTAGTTTATCAATCAACACGCGACGAAAAGAATAGAGTAACAGCTAGCCAGGCGATTCTGCAAGGTTTGGCGACAGATGGCGGGCTCTTTACGCCCATTACCTATCCGCAGGTCGATTTAGACTTTTCCAAGCTCAAAGACGCTTCTTATCAGGAAGTAGCCAAGCTGGTTTTGTCTGCATTTTTGGACGATTTTTCTGAAGCGGAGCTGGACCACTGTATCAACCATGCCTATGACAGCAAGTTTGATGATGAGGCGATTGCTCCCTTGGTCAAGCTGGATGGTCAGTACAATCTAGAGCTTTTCCACGGAGTGACCATTGCTTTCAAGGACATGGCTTTGTCCATCCTGCCTCACTTGATGACAACCGCAGCCAAAAAGCATGGCTTGGAAAACAAAATTGTCATTCTGACAGCAACTTCTGGCGATACAGGCAAGGCAGCTATGGCGGGCTTTGCGGATGTTCCTGGGACTGAGATTATCGTCTTTTATCCCAAAGACGGTGTCAGCAAGGTCCAAGAGCTGCAAATGACGACGCAGACAGGTGCCAATACGCATGTGGTTGCTATTGACGGCAACTTTGACGATGCCCAGACCAATGTTAAACACATGTTCAATGACACAGACCTAAGAGCTCGTCTCTTGGAGCACAAACTGCAGTTTTCATCAGCTAACTCCATGAATATCGGCCGTTTGGTGCCTCAGATTGTCTACTATGTCTATGCTTATGCTCGACTGGTGAAGACGGGAGAAATTACAGCAGGAGACAAGGTCAACTTTACAGTTCCGACAGGGAACTTTGGTAATATCCTAGCAGCCTATTATGCCAAGCAAATCGGTCTGCCGGTTGGCAAGCTGATCTGCGCATCAAATGAGAACAATGTCCTGACCGACTTCTTCAAGACTCAGGTTTATGACAAGAAGCGGAGCTTCAAGGTGACGTCTAGTCCGTCCATGGATATTCTGGTTTCTTCTAACTTAGAGCGTCTCATTTTCCATCTGTCTGGTAACAGCGCTGAGAAAACAGCTGCTTTGATGGCGGCTCTGAATGAGCATGGACAGTATGAACTGACGGACTTTGACACTGAGATTTTAGAGCTCTTTGCGGCTGACTATGCCACAGAGACAGAAACAGCAGCTGAAATCAAGCGGGTCTATCAAGCCTCTAACTACATCGAAGACCCTCATACTGCCGTTGCGTCCGCTGTCTATCAAAAGTACTTGGCAGAGACAGGCGATCAGCGCAAGACTGTTATCGCGTCTACCGCTAGTCCTTATAAATTCCCAGTTGTGGCTGTTGAGGCTGTGACTGGTCAGTCAGGACTTAGTGACTTCGAGGCTTTGGCTCAACTGCACGAACTTTCTGGCGTAGCCCTTCCACCAGCCGTGGATGGCTTAGAAACAGCCCCAGTGCGTCATAAAACGACAGTCGCTGCAGACCAAATGCAGGCAGCAGTTGAGGATTATTTGGGGTTGTAAAAAACAAAAACATCAGCTTATTCATTGGCTGATGTTTTACAATCTATTTCAAAACAATCAACTGCTTACCAGCTAGGCTGTAACTGTCAGCTAGTGGTGCGATTGGTTTTTGGGCATCAATGGCTGGGTATTGGAGGTGTAGCTTTTGCTTGTTTTTGTTTTCGTAGACAGCCTCTTGGATGCCAAAGTTGATGACAATGGTCATGCTCTCCTTGCTGTCTTGAATTTTGTACTCCAATAAACTGTCTGTCAGCCAGTTGACCTGACAGGCTTGCTTGATGGCAGTGCTGGTCTTTAGATGCAGCAGCGGATGCGCCTTGCGGAAGTCAATCAGCTTCTTGACAAAAGCAATGTCTTCTGTGTAATGCAGAGAGCGCAGCCAGTCTAGCTTATTGATCTCGTCGGGCATATTATAGGTGTTGTCAATCAGATTTTTAGTCCGGAAAAATTCCTGACCGCTGTGGATAAAGGGTACACCTTGAGCCAGGAGGACGAGATGGAGAGCCAGCCGCGAATTGGCCAGCCGATCCCGCAGGGTGATAGCAGGATTGACGATATCAAAGTAATCAAAAACTGTTGCATTGTCATGGCACTCGACATAATTAATAGCTTGCTGGGGCGCAGTGAAATGAGCCTCACCTTTTAGACCGACATTGGCTGTCAGGACATTTTCAAGCTGACTGGCAGGAGTCTTGCTCTCGATTTGCCGGCCTTGGGCGATGGTCTGTTTGAGACTGTCACGGAAATGGTCACTGAAAAATCCATAATCCGGAAGCTGAGCAGCATTGTACTGATGAGCCAATCGCTCACTTGCCAGTCCAGTATCCATCTGCCAGCCTTCACCATAGAGATAGATGTTAGGATAGAGCGCCTTGAGTTCGTCAGCTATCTGCTGCATGGTTTGGATATCTAAAATCCCCATCAGATCAAAGCGGAAACCGTCAAAGCCATAGAGGATGACCCATTGCTTGACCGACTGCTTGATATAGCGGCGGACCATGGCCTTCTCACTGGCCACATCATTGCCGCAGAAGGTTCCGTTGGTCCGGTAGCCCATGTCATTGAGCCGGAAAAAATAGCCGGGCACGATTTTTTCAAAAGCATAGCTGTTGGCGTCATAGACATGATTGTAGACCACATCCATGATGACGCTGATATCAGCATTGTGGTAGGCAGTAATGGCCGCCTGCAGCTCTAAGATGCGGGCATAGGGGTCTCGTGGGTCGCTGGCAAAACTGCCATCTGGGACATTGTACTGGACAGGATCGTAGCCCCAGTTGTAGACAAGCTCTGGATGCTTTTCATCAACGCTGCCAAAATCGTAGACAGGCATAAGCTGCACGTGGCTGATACCTAGCTCTTTCAGATAGTCCAGACCAAACTTCTGACCGTGAACGACTGGAGATTCACTCAGCGAGGCAAACTTCCCAGGATAGGAGAAACCAGCTTCTTTCTGCATAGAGAAATCGCGGACGCTCATTTCATAAATGACGGCTTCTGTCGGATTCAGCTGTGTTTTCGCTCGTTTGATAGGCTTTTTAATCTTGTCTAGATTGATGACATAGCTGTTGCCCGAATTGACATCTGAGGATAGGGCGTAGGGATCATGGACTTCGATCCACTTGCCATTGATCTTATGGAGATAAGAATAGGAGGCTCCCTCTAAATCTCCCTCAATCCGTGTATGCCAGACTCCCCTATCCAGACGTTTGAGCTGATGAACTTGGTCTTTCAGATGTAGGAGGACTTTTTCAGAAATAGGTGCCCAGAGTTTGAAATCGGTGGCTTGGGGACTGTATTGAGCTCCCAAATCGTCGCCCGCATAGTCAAAAATCTCATCGAAAATAGGCTTTTTCACGATATGGCGGTACTGCAGGTCGGTATGGTTGCGGTCTTGGTCATAGACCTTGTAGGACTGCGTCAGGTCAATGGGCTCATTAGTCGATACAGTGTAGATAATCCGCTCTTCCTGATTGTTGATGTTTTTGACGGTTAAAGGGCTGGAGCTGTGCTTGTCTTCCAGTGTAAAGTGGATGGAGTAGGCTTCAAAGCTCTTTTCCAGTTCGATGGTGATGATATTTTCGTCATCTAAATAGGCTTGAAAAATACGAAAGGCCATGTTTTTCCTCTTTCTTTGTCAGTTTCTCTTCGGGTAATTGCTTTTAAGTTCAGGCTCTGCCCTGGGTTGGGATAAGGCCGATATGTGAATCGTTGATAAATGAGCAAAAGCACTCGGATTAGCGAGTGCTGATGCTATGTGGAATCAGCTGGCGATAGCAGATTTGCTTGTCTTCTTTATTGTCCTTGATGATTTGGAAGAGGGTCCGGAAGGACTCTTTCCCAAGCTCGAGAGCATTGATATCGATATAGGCATCCACA
This window of the Streptococcus sanguinis genome carries:
- a CDS encoding V-type ATP synthase subunit B, with product MSVIKEYRTVSEVVGPLMIVDQVAGVHFNELVEIQIHDGSKRQGQVLEVQEDKAMVQLFEGSSGINLEKAKVRFTGRPLELPVSEDMVGRIFNGMGKPIDGGPVILPEKYLDIDGQAINPVARDYPDEFIQTGISAIDHLNTLVRGQKLPVFSGSGLPHKELAAQIARQATVLNSDENFAVVFAAMGITFEEAEFFMNDLRETGAIDRSVLFINLANDPAIERIATPRIALTAAEYLAYEKDMHVLVIMTDMTNYCEALREVSAARREVPGRRGYPGYLYTNLSTLYERAGRLVGKKGSVTQIPILSMPEDDITHPIPDLTGYITEGQIILSRDLYNSGYRPPINVLPSLSRLKDKGSGEGKTRGDHAATMNQLFAAYAQGKQAKELAVVLGESALSETDKLYVRFTDRFEQEYINQGFQTNRTIEESLDLGWELLSILPRTELKRIRDDMIDQYLPQTKEEER
- a CDS encoding V-type ATP synthase subunit D, encoding MTRLNVKPTRMELNNLKARLKTAVRGHKLLKDKRDELMRRFIESVRENNQLRQKVESALVGHLQDFVMAKALESDLMVEEIFAVPMREVNLHVETENIMSVRVPKVHAHIDSPYGDDEGDVVYSYVASNSQMDETIESMSDLLPDLLRLAEIEKSCQLMADEIEKTRRRVNGLEYATIPDLKETIYYIEMKLEEAERASLVRMMKVK
- a CDS encoding LysM peptidoglycan-binding domain-containing protein yields the protein MKMNKKLLLASTVALSALPLLTTRAEEQPQNWTARTVEQIKADITSNENQQTYTVQYGDTLGNIAQAMNIDLVELAKINQIANADLIFPGTVLTVTTNGQNEIASVEIQSYQAGNNAGYVTESYTADEIFGTEQATPAAPAQAAETPAPAVEEAVAAPADQAPAPAEEAPAPVAEVASEAASAAEENAAAPVEAAPQPAVAASPEAPVEAAPEVTELGQDQVSQATAAVEPTTYNAPAVTDAASVATNNSANAGLQPQTAALKEEIAAKYGITEFSLYRPGDSGDHGKGLAADFIVGENTELGNQVAADVTSNMTERGISYVIWQQQFYAPFESIYGPANTWNQMPDRGSVTENHYDHVHVSMNE
- the thrC gene encoding threonine synthase, translating into MTLVYQSTRDEKNRVTASQAILQGLATDGGLFTPITYPQVDLDFSKLKDASYQEVAKLVLSAFLDDFSEAELDHCINHAYDSKFDDEAIAPLVKLDGQYNLELFHGVTIAFKDMALSILPHLMTTAAKKHGLENKIVILTATSGDTGKAAMAGFADVPGTEIIVFYPKDGVSKVQELQMTTQTGANTHVVAIDGNFDDAQTNVKHMFNDTDLRARLLEHKLQFSSANSMNIGRLVPQIVYYVYAYARLVKTGEITAGDKVNFTVPTGNFGNILAAYYAKQIGLPVGKLICASNENNVLTDFFKTQVYDKKRSFKVTSSPSMDILVSSNLERLIFHLSGNSAEKTAALMAALNEHGQYELTDFDTEILELFAADYATETETAAEIKRVYQASNYIEDPHTAVASAVYQKYLAETGDQRKTVIASTASPYKFPVVAVEAVTGQSGLSDFEALAQLHELSGVALPPAVDGLETAPVRHKTTVAADQMQAAVEDYLGL
- the pulA gene encoding type I pullulanase, coding for MAFRIFQAYLDDENIITIELEKSFEAYSIHFTLEDKHSSSPLTVKNINNQEERIIYTVSTNEPIDLTQSYKVYDQDRNHTDLQYRHIVKKPIFDEIFDYAGDDLGAQYSPQATDFKLWAPISEKVLLHLKDQVHQLKRLDRGVWHTRIEGDLEGASYSYLHKINGKWIEVHDPYALSSDVNSGNSYVINLDKIKKPIKRAKTQLNPTEAVIYEMSVRDFSMQKEAGFSYPGKFASLSESPVVHGQKFGLDYLKELGISHVQLMPVYDFGSVDEKHPELVYNWGYDPVQYNVPDGSFASDPRDPYARILELQAAITAYHNADISVIMDVVYNHVYDANSYAFEKIVPGYFFRLNDMGYRTNGTFCGNDVASEKAMVRRYIKQSVKQWVILYGFDGFRFDLMGILDIQTMQQIADELKALYPNIYLYGEGWQMDTGLASERLAHQYNAAQLPDYGFFSDHFRDSLKQTIAQGRQIESKTPASQLENVLTANVGLKGEAHFTAPQQAINYVECHDNATVFDYFDIVNPAITLRDRLANSRLALHLVLLAQGVPFIHSGQEFFRTKNLIDNTYNMPDEINKLDWLRSLHYTEDIAFVKKLIDFRKAHPLLHLKTSTAIKQACQVNWLTDSLLEYKIQDSKESMTIVINFGIQEAVYENKNKQKLHLQYPAIDAQKPIAPLADSYSLAGKQLIVLK